A single region of the Hyphomicrobiales bacterium genome encodes:
- a CDS encoding 5-carboxymethyl-2-hydroxymuconate isomerase, whose protein sequence is MRLASYETGDAQGYGVINADDMIIPLGDGPGAPASVAAWLAGGFGEGDVAGFAGEPVSLSEVRLLPPIPAPGKIFCVATNFHEPSRQGKPAPDYPLLFTRYPDTLVGHGQPLCKPPTSSRFDFEGEVAVVIGKAGFQIPPAEAMAHVGGYACFNDGSVRDWQKHSSQFTPGKNFVRSGSFGPWLVTADAVAAPSGLTLETRVNGVLKQAIGLDRFIFDIPWLIAYISTFSPLAPGDVIATGTPSGFGSTREPPEFLQAGDIIEVAVPGIGTLSNPVREGYDI, encoded by the coding sequence ATGAGGCTGGCGAGCTACGAGACGGGAGACGCTCAGGGGTATGGCGTCATCAACGCGGACGACATGATCATCCCGCTGGGGGATGGCCCGGGCGCGCCCGCTTCGGTGGCCGCCTGGCTCGCCGGAGGTTTCGGCGAGGGCGATGTCGCGGGCTTCGCCGGCGAGCCTGTTTCGCTTTCAGAAGTGCGGCTGTTGCCACCGATCCCCGCGCCGGGCAAGATTTTCTGCGTCGCGACGAATTTTCACGAGCCCTCGCGACAGGGCAAACCGGCGCCGGACTATCCGCTGCTGTTCACGCGCTATCCCGACACATTGGTTGGGCACGGGCAGCCCCTCTGCAAGCCCCCGACCTCAAGCCGTTTCGATTTCGAGGGCGAGGTGGCAGTGGTGATCGGCAAGGCCGGCTTTCAAATCCCGCCCGCCGAAGCGATGGCGCATGTCGGTGGCTATGCCTGCTTCAATGACGGCAGCGTGCGAGACTGGCAGAAGCATTCCAGCCAGTTCACCCCAGGCAAGAATTTCGTCCGTAGCGGATCGTTCGGGCCCTGGCTGGTCACGGCCGATGCCGTGGCCGCTCCGTCGGGCCTGACGCTGGAGACGCGGGTCAATGGCGTGCTCAAACAGGCGATCGGGCTGGATCGCTTCATCTTCGATATTCCATGGCTGATCGCCTATATCTCGACGTTTTCGCCGCTCGCGCCCGGCGACGTCATCGCAACCGGAACACCATCAGGCTTCGGCTCGACACGCGAACCGCCGGAGTTCCTCCAGGCCGGCGACATCATCGAAGTCGCGGTTCCGGGCATTGGAACCCTGAGCAATCCGGTCCGCGAGGGCTACGATATTTAA
- a CDS encoding Tripartite-type tricarboxylate transporter receptor subunit TctC, translating to MKALFFAAALAIGAGAGTASAQTYPTGPITLLHGFAPGGSADTVARLIAEPLSKRLGVPVVVETKPGSGGNLAAAAIAAAKPTGYTIGLVTGGHAVSKGLYKKLPFDPVEDFTMLGTVVEYNFVLAVPATSSAKTLGDLLAQAKAKPGDISFGSAGIGTTHHLAGQLLASMAGVELTHIPYRGEGAAITGVLGGEIPLIIASPVTLEPQIKAGKLRALAVTSNQRWSGLPDVPTVAEAGIKNFNVSTWSGMLGPKGLPADVQTKLHTELLAVLAMPEVSAKIEKAVGGVIVTSSADEMKARVASEAERWIGVIKAAGIEQQ from the coding sequence ATGAAGGCATTGTTTTTCGCCGCCGCTCTGGCCATCGGGGCCGGTGCAGGCACCGCATCCGCGCAGACCTATCCGACAGGGCCGATCACGCTCCTTCACGGTTTCGCGCCGGGCGGCAGCGCCGATACCGTCGCGCGGCTGATCGCAGAGCCGCTCTCCAAGCGCCTGGGCGTTCCGGTCGTCGTCGAAACCAAGCCCGGCTCGGGCGGCAATCTGGCCGCCGCCGCCATCGCCGCCGCCAAGCCGACAGGCTATACGATCGGCCTCGTCACAGGCGGCCACGCGGTTTCCAAGGGGCTCTACAAGAAGCTGCCCTTCGATCCCGTCGAGGATTTCACCATGCTTGGCACGGTGGTCGAGTATAACTTCGTGCTCGCCGTTCCGGCGACGAGCTCCGCCAAGACGCTGGGTGACTTGCTCGCTCAGGCCAAGGCCAAGCCGGGCGACATCAGCTTCGGCTCCGCCGGTATCGGCACGACGCACCATCTGGCTGGGCAATTGCTGGCCAGCATGGCTGGTGTCGAGCTGACCCATATTCCCTATCGCGGTGAGGGCGCGGCCATTACGGGCGTTCTGGGTGGCGAGATCCCGCTGATCATCGCCAGCCCGGTGACGCTGGAACCGCAAATCAAGGCCGGCAAGTTGCGAGCGCTGGCTGTCACCTCCAACCAGCGCTGGTCTGGGCTTCCGGATGTGCCAACAGTGGCAGAGGCCGGCATCAAGAACTTCAACGTCTCGACCTGGTCCGGGATGCTCGGCCCCAAGGGATTGCCGGCGGATGTGCAAACCAAGCTCCATACCGAGTTGCTTGCCGTTCTCGCCATGCCCGAGGTCAGCGCGAAGATTGAGAAGGCCGTCGGCGGCGTGATCGTCACCAGCAGCGCGGACGAGATGAAGGCGCGCGTCGCGAGCGAAGCCGAGCGCTGGATCGGCGTGATCAAGGCAGCCGGCATCGAGCAGCAGTAA
- a CDS encoding FCD domain-containing protein has translation MEAVKAKGETRAGDVLLRLREDILSCVLPPGEKLRFDALRDRYEVSFSTLREALSRLTAEQLVTSEGQRGFMVAPVSIADLVDLTNGRVLIEREALRLSMLMGDDTWEAGILTTYHRMDRLQSRLGEQYFFDSGWVRLHEAFHLSLVAACGSPVLLDIRQKMFERAHRYRRMSSVFRTQWRPKDIEHKAIMDAALDRELVALDLIERHIRETTENVIKFAGHLFEGGKASAGTAGAA, from the coding sequence ATGGAAGCCGTGAAGGCAAAAGGTGAAACCCGTGCGGGTGATGTGCTCCTGCGCCTGCGCGAGGATATTCTCAGTTGCGTGCTGCCGCCGGGGGAGAAACTCAGATTCGACGCCCTGCGCGATCGCTACGAGGTCAGCTTCTCGACCTTGCGCGAAGCGCTGTCCCGCCTGACGGCCGAGCAACTCGTTACCTCGGAGGGACAGCGCGGCTTCATGGTGGCGCCGGTTTCTATCGCTGATCTGGTGGACCTGACCAATGGCCGGGTTCTGATCGAGCGCGAGGCGCTGCGGCTGTCGATGCTGATGGGAGATGATACCTGGGAAGCCGGTATCCTTACGACCTACCACCGCATGGACCGACTGCAAAGCCGTCTCGGAGAACAGTATTTCTTCGATTCCGGTTGGGTTCGGCTGCATGAGGCGTTCCATCTGTCACTCGTCGCCGCCTGCGGCTCGCCCGTGCTGCTCGACATCCGGCAAAAGATGTTCGAACGCGCACATCGCTATCGCCGGATGTCGTCGGTGTTCCGGACGCAGTGGCGCCCGAAGGACATCGAACACAAGGCGATCATGGACGCCGCTTTGGACCGCGAGCTGGTGGCGCTGGATTTGATTGAACGCCACATCCGGGAAACGACGGAAAACGTCATCAAATTTGCCGGGCACCTGTTCGAGGGCGGAAAAGCTTCTGCCGGGACCGCGGGCGCGGCCTGA
- a CDS encoding Uncharacterized 52.8 kDa protein in TAR-I ttuC' 3'region, with the protein MDLIANLAIGLGAALTPANLMYCFIGALFGTLIGVLPGLGPVATISMLLPLTFGLDPTAAMIMLAGIFYGAQYGGSTTAILINLPGESSSVVTALDGHQLARQGKAGTALAVAALSSFLAGTVATLIIAIFAPPLAELAVRFTAVEYFSLMVLGLVASIVLANGAVLHAIGMCLIGLLLGLIGADVNSGVSRFTFGIPELADRVDFVIVAMGLFAIAEVIRNLENPEEREISVAAVQGLMPSRSDLKEMAAPAVRGTLLGSVLGILPGGGAILASFASYVMEKRIARHPERFGKGAIAGVAGPEAANNAGAQTSFIPMLTLGIPSNPVMALMIGAMIIHGIQPGPSVMTEQPVLFWGIIASMWIGNLFLVLLNLPLIGIWASLLRVPYRYIFPVIIFFSVIGVFSVSNSISDVYLLALFGIVGYVLLRLGGEPAPLLLGFILGPMVEEYFRRALQISRGDPTIFMSRPVSAILLGLAALLILSIAIPRFRQGRTEAFRE; encoded by the coding sequence ATGGATCTGATCGCTAATCTGGCTATCGGCCTCGGCGCGGCCCTCACGCCGGCCAATCTGATGTACTGCTTCATCGGCGCGCTGTTCGGGACGCTGATCGGCGTGCTGCCCGGTCTCGGCCCGGTCGCGACCATCTCGATGCTGCTCCCGCTGACCTTCGGGCTCGACCCGACGGCCGCGATGATCATGCTGGCGGGAATCTTCTATGGCGCGCAATATGGCGGCTCGACCACCGCGATCCTGATAAACTTGCCTGGGGAGTCATCCTCCGTCGTCACGGCCCTGGACGGCCATCAACTGGCCCGCCAGGGCAAGGCCGGCACGGCGCTGGCGGTAGCGGCGCTGTCCTCGTTCCTTGCCGGAACGGTCGCGACCCTCATCATTGCCATCTTCGCGCCGCCGCTGGCCGAACTCGCCGTGCGCTTCACGGCGGTCGAATACTTCTCGCTGATGGTGCTGGGTCTCGTCGCCTCGATCGTCCTGGCGAACGGCGCGGTGCTTCACGCCATCGGCATGTGCCTCATCGGCCTGCTGCTCGGACTCATCGGCGCGGATGTGAATTCCGGCGTCTCGCGCTTCACCTTTGGCATCCCCGAACTGGCGGACCGCGTCGATTTCGTCATCGTCGCGATGGGTCTGTTCGCGATCGCCGAGGTCATCCGGAACCTTGAGAATCCCGAGGAGCGTGAGATTTCGGTCGCGGCGGTACAGGGGCTGATGCCCAGCCGCAGCGATCTCAAGGAGATGGCCGCGCCGGCCGTGCGCGGCACGCTGCTGGGCTCGGTTCTCGGCATCCTGCCGGGTGGCGGTGCCATTCTCGCCTCCTTCGCCTCCTATGTGATGGAAAAGCGGATCGCGCGCCATCCGGAGCGCTTCGGCAAGGGCGCGATCGCAGGCGTCGCCGGACCGGAAGCCGCCAATAATGCGGGGGCGCAGACCTCGTTCATCCCGATGCTGACTCTGGGCATCCCCTCGAACCCGGTAATGGCGCTGATGATCGGCGCGATGATCATTCACGGGATCCAGCCCGGCCCTTCGGTCATGACCGAGCAGCCCGTGCTGTTCTGGGGCATCATCGCCTCGATGTGGATCGGCAACCTCTTCCTCGTCCTCCTCAACCTACCGCTGATCGGGATCTGGGCCAGCCTGTTGCGCGTGCCCTATCGCTACATCTTCCCGGTGATCATCTTCTTCAGCGTCATCGGAGTCTTCAGCGTCTCCAACAGTATATCCGACGTCTATCTCCTCGCATTATTTGGAATCGTCGGTTATGTGCTGCTCCGCCTCGGAGGTGAGCCGGCCCCTTTGCTGCTCGGATTCATCCTCGGGCCGATGGTCGAAGAGTATTTCCGCCGCGCGCTGCAGATCTCGCGCGGAGATCCGACGATCTTCATGTCCCGTCCGGTCAGCGCGATCTTGCTTGGACTGGCCGCGTTGCTGATCCTCTCCATCGCCATTCCGAGATTTCGACAGGGCCGCACAGAAGCGTTCCGCGAATAG
- a CDS encoding Alpha/beta hydrolase, producing the protein MQEKISFESDGLKLSGVIHVPEGYAGQPLPAFIVCHGFVGSKDESHAQIQAEMIEAFGYVALRFDFRCCGESEGERGQVRCMDQVADAKNALTWLAKRPEVDPKRIGITGHSFGAAVSVYTAGVDERVACCISSCGWGNGERKFRGQHPTPEAWSKFTSILDNGRAHKQATGESLWMSRFDAVPIPEALRKNLSPKAIMEIPTETAWSMMNFRADDVVANIAPRPLLLFHTAHDIITPTIESVRMFEKAGQPTELILIDTTAHFPLAPQDAPRTKAVMKGWLDKFFPTPLST; encoded by the coding sequence ATGCAGGAAAAGATCTCGTTCGAATCCGACGGGCTGAAGCTCTCGGGCGTGATTCATGTCCCCGAAGGTTATGCCGGCCAACCGCTACCCGCCTTCATCGTCTGTCACGGCTTCGTCGGTTCCAAGGACGAAAGCCATGCCCAGATCCAGGCCGAGATGATCGAGGCCTTCGGCTATGTCGCGCTGCGCTTCGACTTCCGCTGCTGCGGCGAGAGCGAGGGCGAGCGCGGTCAGGTCCGCTGCATGGATCAGGTCGCCGACGCCAAGAACGCGCTGACCTGGCTGGCGAAGCGGCCGGAGGTCGATCCCAAGCGCATCGGCATTACCGGGCACAGCTTCGGTGCCGCCGTGTCGGTCTATACCGCCGGCGTCGACGAGCGCGTCGCCTGCTGCATCTCCTCCTGCGGCTGGGGCAACGGCGAGCGTAAATTCCGCGGCCAGCATCCGACGCCCGAGGCCTGGAGCAAATTCACCAGCATTCTCGATAACGGCCGCGCCCACAAACAGGCGACGGGCGAGAGCCTCTGGATGTCCCGCTTCGACGCGGTGCCGATTCCCGAAGCGCTGCGCAAGAACCTCTCGCCCAAGGCGATCATGGAGATCCCGACCGAGACGGCGTGGTCGATGATGAATTTCCGCGCCGACGACGTCGTGGCCAATATCGCGCCACGGCCGCTGCTGCTGTTCCACACCGCCCACGACATCATCACCCCGACCATCGAGTCCGTGCGGATGTTCGAGAAGGCGGGCCAGCCGACCGAGCTGATCTTGATCGATACCACGGCGCATTTCCCGCTCGCGCCACAGGATGCGCCGCGCACCAAGGCGGTGATGAAGGGCTGGCTTGACAAGTTCTTCCCCACACCGCTGTCGACCTGA
- a CDS encoding putative tricarboxylic transport membrane protein (Evidence 3 : Putative function from multiple computational evidences), with product MTELFRKRDVWSGAAMAATGLGFLMMSFDYPMGTGRNIGAGAFPAIVAGLLVLVGVAVAIRGALEHGQQLNWVSLKPFALIIAAIVAFAALLPSAGFIMATGVLVVICAMAHPQFRPLNAFILAAAVIAFGAAVFIYGLGLPIKLIGPALSF from the coding sequence ATGACCGAACTCTTCAGGAAACGCGATGTCTGGAGCGGTGCCGCCATGGCGGCGACCGGGCTCGGCTTCCTTATGATGTCGTTCGACTACCCGATGGGAACCGGTCGCAATATCGGAGCCGGTGCCTTTCCCGCCATCGTCGCCGGGCTGCTCGTCCTGGTCGGTGTCGCCGTCGCCATTCGTGGAGCCCTGGAGCACGGCCAGCAGCTGAACTGGGTTTCGCTGAAGCCGTTCGCATTGATCATTGCTGCGATCGTCGCCTTCGCGGCGCTGCTTCCGAGCGCCGGATTCATCATGGCCACGGGGGTGCTGGTCGTTATCTGCGCCATGGCCCATCCGCAGTTCAGACCGCTCAACGCCTTCATCCTCGCTGCCGCCGTCATCGCCTTCGGAGCGGCGGTCTTCATCTATGGCCTCGGTCTGCCGATCAAGCTGATCGGGCCGGCGCTGAGCTTCTGA
- a CDS encoding Amidohydro-rel domain-containing protein: MTKDTDNHMPSLSRRGLILGSAGMLGAGLVPARAYAQGAAPVAAGAVPTGKDFILRGGMVVTMDPAIGDLLKGDVHVKDGAIVAIGPDLAAPGAEIIDADGMIVMPGLVETHWHMWNNLFKNLVKQGRGYVELKNGLGRFHEPEDFYNAVRLAMTEATNAGITTVMNYAHNTLTPAHVDAEIKAMVESGLRGRYAYGGADPTPKDKTMDIADALRANREWFSGNHEWTGRVDFGFSTRAPGGLPDVYAQEFKAAKDNGLPIIMHGGQSPAFKVPVVKLNQEGFVDKSTIFVHSLLFTEEDRAILAKTGASNSMSLGNEFPHGQRNAGAAVRQQMLLQIKEGVNVCLSFDASSLSRTSLFEQMRLCYAVLMGEAETPTAAIPRVTHTQCIEMATINGARAFGFADKCGTLSPGKRADIIMLRASDLSMAPVGELHTTIVHATDNANVDTVIVDGRFLKRGGKIISVDVEEVRRKAVESLYRVRKRSGAGDFAPATDTMPRF; encoded by the coding sequence ATGACAAAAGACACCGATAACCACATGCCTTCGCTAAGCCGCCGCGGACTCATCCTGGGGTCCGCGGGCATGCTCGGCGCCGGCCTCGTCCCCGCGCGGGCATATGCGCAGGGCGCGGCTCCTGTCGCTGCCGGCGCCGTGCCGACCGGCAAGGATTTCATCCTGCGCGGCGGCATGGTCGTGACCATGGATCCGGCGATCGGGGACCTGCTCAAGGGCGATGTCCATGTCAAGGACGGCGCCATCGTGGCGATCGGACCGGATCTCGCGGCTCCGGGCGCCGAGATCATCGACGCCGATGGCATGATCGTCATGCCGGGTCTCGTCGAGACCCACTGGCATATGTGGAACAACCTCTTCAAGAACCTGGTCAAGCAGGGGCGCGGCTATGTCGAGCTGAAGAACGGCCTCGGGCGCTTCCACGAGCCGGAGGATTTCTACAACGCCGTCCGGCTGGCGATGACCGAGGCGACCAATGCCGGCATCACCACCGTGATGAACTATGCCCACAACACGCTGACGCCCGCCCATGTCGATGCCGAGATCAAGGCCATGGTCGAAAGCGGCCTGCGCGGCCGCTATGCCTATGGTGGCGCCGATCCGACGCCCAAGGACAAGACGATGGACATCGCGGACGCCCTGCGCGCCAACCGCGAATGGTTCTCCGGCAATCATGAATGGACTGGCCGCGTCGATTTCGGCTTCTCCACCCGCGCCCCCGGCGGCTTGCCCGATGTCTACGCGCAGGAGTTCAAGGCCGCGAAGGACAACGGCTTGCCGATCATCATGCACGGCGGCCAGTCGCCCGCGTTCAAGGTCCCGGTGGTCAAGCTCAATCAGGAGGGCTTCGTCGACAAGTCCACGATCTTCGTTCACTCCCTGCTCTTCACGGAAGAAGATCGCGCCATTCTCGCGAAGACCGGCGCCTCCAATTCGATGTCGCTGGGCAACGAGTTCCCACACGGCCAGCGCAACGCGGGCGCGGCTGTGCGCCAGCAGATGCTGCTCCAGATCAAGGAAGGCGTGAATGTCTGCTTGTCCTTCGATGCGAGTTCGCTGAGCCGGACCTCGCTCTTCGAGCAGATGCGCCTCTGCTATGCGGTGCTGATGGGCGAGGCGGAGACGCCGACGGCCGCGATCCCGCGCGTCACGCACACCCAGTGCATCGAGATGGCGACAATCAACGGCGCACGTGCTTTCGGCTTCGCGGATAAGTGCGGCACGCTGAGCCCCGGAAAGCGGGCGGACATCATCATGCTGCGCGCCTCCGATCTCTCCATGGCACCCGTCGGGGAGTTGCACACCACGATCGTGCATGCGACCGACAATGCCAATGTCGACACCGTCATCGTCGATGGCCGCTTCCTGAAGCGGGGCGGCAAGATCATCTCGGTCGATGTCGAGGAGGTCAGGCGCAAGGCCGTGGAATCGCTCTACCGCGTGCGCAAGCGCAGCGGCGCCGGCGACTTCGCGCCAGCGACGGACACAATGCCAAGATTCTGA
- a CDS encoding conserved hypothetical protein (Evidence 4 : Unknown function but conserved in other organisms) has product MKSQLLNNADGQRIFAVVLEQGDEAMACIERFAAENNLSGAQVTAIGAFSNARLQYFDWDSKAYLDIPVDEQSEVASLIGDIALSPEGKPALHLHAVLGLRDGRAVAGHFASGSVRPTLEVLISEAPRHLQKAFDPQSGLALIKPQP; this is encoded by the coding sequence ATGAAGAGCCAACTGCTCAACAATGCCGATGGACAACGCATCTTTGCGGTGGTGCTCGAGCAAGGCGACGAGGCGATGGCCTGTATCGAGCGCTTTGCCGCCGAAAATAATCTCTCAGGAGCCCAGGTCACGGCGATCGGCGCCTTCAGCAATGCGAGGCTCCAGTACTTCGATTGGGACAGTAAGGCCTATCTTGATATCCCTGTCGATGAACAGTCAGAAGTCGCGTCCCTTATCGGAGATATCGCCCTGTCTCCAGAGGGCAAGCCCGCGCTCCATCTCCACGCCGTGCTGGGACTGCGCGACGGTCGCGCGGTGGCCGGGCATTTCGCGTCTGGATCTGTCCGGCCAACGCTTGAGGTGCTGATCAGCGAGGCACCACGCCATTTGCAGAAGGCCTTCGATCCGCAATCCGGCCTCGCCCTCATCAAACCGCAGCCTTAA
- a CDS encoding Glyoxalase produces MSHLVHALGHVKINTNRLEDVVRDSTEILGLRITRRSDTEVWLSANGRAAELVLLAADENSAHTIGLEALTPEAVREAGSRVAGAGCRILSEEPSLEGVTASVTFATPEGLRFEVHTPIVDNMYNPRYPTNGVGPRRLDHANLLSPNPEATRHQLQAICGMKLSERMVNDALSWMYGGNRQHHIIGVVKSAAPGLHHYSFEFPEFNMYCRLGDTLDRFDRQLMWGPGRHRPGDNTYAYYVDSAGCIVECSGPMAAVADDADFEPRIITNLARPGNVRDMNVWGTPAPLEWREHTFPFQPLG; encoded by the coding sequence ATGTCCCACCTCGTGCATGCGCTCGGGCACGTGAAGATCAACACGAACCGGCTCGAGGATGTCGTTCGCGATTCGACGGAGATCCTCGGTCTGCGGATCACACGACGCAGCGATACCGAGGTGTGGCTGAGCGCCAATGGGCGCGCCGCCGAGCTGGTTTTGCTCGCGGCCGATGAGAACAGCGCCCATACCATCGGGCTCGAGGCCTTGACTCCCGAGGCCGTGCGCGAGGCCGGATCCCGGGTCGCGGGTGCCGGCTGCCGTATTCTCTCCGAAGAGCCGAGCCTCGAGGGGGTGACAGCATCGGTGACGTTCGCGACGCCGGAGGGGCTGCGCTTCGAGGTTCACACGCCGATCGTCGATAACATGTACAATCCGCGCTACCCGACCAACGGTGTCGGGCCGCGACGTCTCGACCATGCCAATCTGCTTTCGCCAAACCCGGAGGCGACGCGTCATCAGTTGCAGGCGATCTGCGGGATGAAGCTGTCTGAGCGCATGGTCAACGATGCGCTGTCCTGGATGTATGGCGGAAACCGCCAGCACCATATCATCGGCGTGGTGAAGAGCGCCGCGCCAGGACTGCACCACTACTCGTTCGAATTCCCGGAATTCAACATGTATTGCCGCCTGGGCGATACTCTGGATCGCTTCGACCGGCAGCTGATGTGGGGGCCGGGGCGGCATCGGCCAGGTGACAATACTTACGCCTATTATGTCGACTCGGCGGGATGCATCGTCGAATGCTCCGGGCCGATGGCCGCGGTGGCGGACGACGCTGATTTCGAGCCGCGCATCATCACCAATCTCGCTCGCCCGGGCAATGTCCGCGACATGAATGTCTGGGGCACGCCGGCTCCGCTGGAGTGGCGCGAGCACACCTTCCCTTTCCAGCCGCTCGGCTGA
- a CDS encoding hypothetical protein (Evidence 5 : Unknown function) produces MLKAPIAVTWAPERLFSAAKRSIQAIASSPCSSTTAKMRCPSALLSSWLFIVPPESAELAPSPREFSQGLIAASRRNNPQGGNSATARLFLGEDDLRQSPFTETAWLS; encoded by the coding sequence TTGCTGAAGGCGCCGATCGCCGTGACCTGGGCTCCTGAGAGATTATTTTCGGCGGCAAAGCGCTCGATACAGGCCATCGCCTCGTCGCCTTGCTCGAGCACCACCGCAAAGATGCGTTGTCCATCGGCATTGTTGAGCAGTTGGCTCTTCATCGTTCCTCCTGAAAGCGCGGAACTAGCGCCCTCTCCGCGTGAGTTCTCGCAAGGGTTGATCGCCGCCAGCCGGCGCAACAATCCACAGGGAGGGAACAGCGCCACGGCACGCTTGTTCCTCGGCGAGGACGATTTGCGACAAAGCCCATTTACAGAGACGGCATGGCTGAGCTAG